One Nocardia iowensis DNA window includes the following coding sequences:
- a CDS encoding alpha/beta fold hydrolase yields the protein MSTIIARCAADYDGHRVTVPAEDGVPLAVRAFGTDTAPVTVVFVHGHCLRTESWSFLRDQLLRQWGAETRMIFYDHRGHGESGEAHPSTYTIDQLARDLDTVLRAVAPTGPVILVGHSMGAMVVLAYARLFPEMIGTRVVGVGLIAGAANGITEVGLGRFLKRRAVNSLQVAVVRAPRVMQGSKRLSRRIFEPIMRAANSGTRKVNPRMVAVATAMLNDTPLLTMSSFLGSLITFDETASLHRLGAIPALVLAGTADIVVPFAHSVVLASQLAGSQLVPLEGAGHSVIFERAEEVAVSIVGLVDQVVTSMRGQGPEFAVAG from the coding sequence ATGTCCACGATCATCGCCCGCTGCGCCGCCGACTACGACGGTCACCGTGTCACGGTGCCGGCCGAGGACGGCGTGCCACTCGCGGTCCGCGCCTTCGGCACCGATACCGCACCCGTCACCGTGGTGTTCGTGCACGGCCACTGCCTGCGCACCGAATCCTGGTCCTTCCTGCGCGACCAACTGCTTCGTCAGTGGGGCGCCGAGACCAGGATGATCTTCTACGACCACCGCGGCCACGGCGAATCCGGCGAGGCCCACCCGTCGACCTACACCATCGACCAGCTCGCCCGCGATCTCGACACCGTGCTCCGCGCGGTCGCACCGACCGGCCCGGTGATCCTGGTCGGCCATTCGATGGGCGCGATGGTCGTGCTCGCCTACGCCCGGCTGTTCCCGGAGATGATCGGCACCCGCGTCGTCGGCGTCGGCCTGATCGCGGGCGCGGCCAACGGCATCACCGAAGTGGGGCTCGGCCGGTTCCTGAAGCGGCGGGCGGTGAACTCGCTGCAGGTGGCCGTGGTGCGCGCGCCGCGCGTCATGCAGGGCTCCAAGCGGCTGTCCCGTCGGATCTTCGAACCGATCATGCGCGCCGCCAATTCCGGTACCAGAAAGGTGAATCCGCGGATGGTCGCGGTCGCCACGGCCATGCTGAACGACACGCCGCTGCTGACCATGTCGAGCTTTCTCGGCTCGCTGATCACCTTCGACGAGACCGCGTCACTGCACCGGCTCGGCGCCATTCCGGCGCTGGTGCTGGCGGGCACGGCGGACATCGTGGTGCCGTTCGCGCACTCGGTGGTGCTCGCCTCGCAGCTGGCCGGCTCGCAGTTGGTTCCGCTCGAAGGGGCGGGGCACAGCGTGATCTTCGAGCGGGCCGAGGAGGTCGCGGTGTCCATCGTCGGGCTGGTCGATCAGGTTGTCACCAGCATGCGTGGGCAGGGGCCGGAATTCGCCGTCGCCGGATGA
- a CDS encoding acetyl-CoA C-acyltransferase has translation MRRAAIVAPVRTPSGIEGGALSGMPPEWMASTVLSAVVERSGIDPTRIEDVAMACVDGGLATGPALSRVAARGAGLPFAVPGFLTDRRCGSGLQAVITAAMMVQTGAADVVVAGGVECAPDAAACHGESANASDLANAEELARYYGISRAAADEFAVASHRKAARAWRQGTFAAEVIPVGVLDEPGWSDPGLEGTGGHRILRDEGVREDVSTYTLAALRPLVSNGVVTAGNMSSHRHGAAACLVVAEDRLVDLGLTPMAYLVGWAAAGCDSDTATLGAAPAVAKLLGRTGFALDEIDLVEVNEGFAVEVLALAREWDFDPRNRLNVNGSAIALGHPVGATGLRIMTTMLHELARTGGNYGLEAIALGHDHGIAALFESAKSDPIAETPRGARFHGARPSRRFGRHRA, from the coding sequence ATGAGACGAGCGGCGATAGTCGCGCCGGTCCGGACGCCCAGTGGGATCGAAGGCGGAGCGCTGTCCGGAATGCCGCCGGAATGGATGGCTTCGACGGTGCTGTCCGCAGTGGTCGAGCGTTCCGGGATCGACCCGACGCGCATCGAGGACGTCGCGATGGCGTGTGTCGACGGCGGTCTGGCTACCGGGCCCGCGTTGAGCAGGGTTGCCGCGCGGGGCGCGGGGTTGCCGTTCGCCGTTCCGGGTTTCCTGACCGATCGGCGCTGCGGCAGCGGGCTACAGGCGGTGATCACCGCGGCCATGATGGTGCAGACCGGCGCCGCCGACGTCGTGGTGGCCGGCGGCGTCGAGTGCGCCCCGGATGCCGCTGCCTGCCATGGAGAATCGGCGAACGCGTCCGATCTGGCCAATGCCGAGGAACTGGCCCGCTATTACGGCATCAGCCGGGCGGCCGCCGACGAGTTCGCGGTGGCCAGCCATCGCAAGGCCGCGCGCGCCTGGCGGCAGGGCACATTCGCCGCCGAGGTGATCCCGGTCGGCGTGCTGGACGAGCCGGGCTGGTCCGATCCCGGCCTCGAAGGCACCGGAGGACACCGGATTCTGCGCGACGAAGGCGTGCGCGAGGACGTCTCCACCTACACCTTGGCCGCGTTGCGCCCGCTGGTCTCGAACGGCGTCGTCACCGCGGGCAACATGAGCTCGCACCGGCACGGCGCGGCGGCCTGTCTCGTCGTCGCCGAGGACCGGCTGGTCGATCTCGGCCTGACCCCGATGGCGTATCTGGTGGGCTGGGCCGCGGCCGGATGTGATTCGGACACAGCGACGCTCGGCGCGGCGCCCGCTGTCGCAAAGCTGCTCGGGCGCACCGGATTCGCGCTCGACGAGATCGATCTGGTCGAGGTGAACGAGGGATTCGCGGTGGAAGTGCTTGCGCTGGCGCGGGAATGGGATTTCGATCCGCGAAACCGGCTGAATGTGAACGGCTCGGCCATCGCGCTCGGCCATCCGGTCGGCGCCACCGGCCTGCGGATCATGACCACGATGCTGCACGAACTCGCCCGCACCGGTGGCAACTACGGCCTGGAGGCGATCGCACTCGGCCATGACCACGGCATCGCGGCGCTGTTCGAATCGGCGAAATCGGATCCCATCGCCGAAACCCCGCGCGGCGCCCGGTTCCACGGTGCCCGCCCGTCCCGGCGATTCGGCCGCCACCGCGCCTGA
- a CDS encoding fumarate reductase/succinate dehydrogenase flavoprotein subunit, with translation MPEVERHKYDVVVIGAGGAGLRAVIEAREHGHSVAVVCKSLFGKAHTVMAEGGCAASMGNANEKDNWQTHFKDTMRGGKFLNNWRMAELHAQEAPDRVWELETYGALFDRTADGRISQRNFGGHTYPRLAHVGDRTGLEIIRTMQQKIVALQQEDYAATGDYESRIKVFSECTITELLKDGDRISGAFGYWRESGRFILFETPAVVLATGGIGKSYKVTSNSWEYTGDGHALALRAGATLINMEFLQFHPTGMVWPPSVKGILVTEGVRGDGGVLKNTEGKRFMFDYIPPVFKGQYAETEEEADQWLRDNDSARRTPDLLPRDEVARAINEEVKAGRGTPHGGVFLDIASRMPAEEIKRRLPSMHHQFKELADVDITAEPMEVGPTCHYVMGGIEVDPDTGAATVPGLFAAGECSGGMHGSNRLGGNSLSDLLVFGRRAGLGAAAYVEQLGARPTITDADITAAAKVALAPFDPPTEGTGENPYTLHTDLQQTMNDLVGIIRKEHEVREALSKLAELRARFKQVTVEGHRQFNPGWHLALDLENMLLVSECVAKAALLRTESRGGHTRDDHPSMDPAWRNQLLVCSVDPSTAGETIPDVTVTPKAQTPMRPELLALFELGELEKYYTPAEIAGHPAAAGTSTEREA, from the coding sequence ATGCCAGAAGTTGAACGGCACAAGTACGACGTCGTCGTGATCGGGGCCGGTGGCGCCGGATTGCGTGCGGTGATCGAGGCCAGAGAACACGGCCACTCCGTCGCGGTGGTGTGCAAATCCCTGTTCGGCAAGGCGCACACCGTGATGGCCGAAGGCGGCTGCGCCGCATCGATGGGCAATGCCAACGAAAAGGACAACTGGCAAACGCATTTCAAGGACACGATGCGTGGCGGCAAGTTCCTGAACAACTGGCGCATGGCCGAACTGCATGCCCAGGAGGCGCCCGACCGGGTGTGGGAGTTGGAAACCTATGGGGCACTGTTCGATCGAACCGCCGACGGCCGGATCAGCCAGCGCAACTTCGGTGGCCACACCTATCCGCGGCTCGCGCACGTCGGTGACCGCACCGGCTTGGAAATCATCCGCACCATGCAGCAGAAGATCGTCGCGCTGCAGCAGGAGGACTACGCGGCGACCGGCGACTACGAGTCGCGCATCAAGGTCTTCTCCGAATGCACCATCACCGAATTGCTGAAGGACGGGGACCGGATCTCCGGCGCGTTCGGCTACTGGCGCGAATCCGGCCGATTCATCCTTTTCGAAACGCCCGCGGTGGTTTTGGCGACCGGCGGCATCGGCAAGTCGTACAAGGTGACCTCGAATTCGTGGGAGTACACCGGCGACGGCCACGCACTCGCGCTGCGGGCCGGGGCGACGCTGATCAACATGGAGTTCCTGCAGTTCCATCCGACCGGCATGGTCTGGCCGCCGAGCGTCAAGGGCATCTTGGTCACCGAGGGTGTGCGCGGCGACGGTGGGGTGCTGAAGAACACCGAGGGCAAGCGGTTCATGTTCGACTACATCCCGCCGGTCTTCAAGGGGCAGTACGCCGAAACCGAGGAAGAGGCCGATCAGTGGTTGCGCGACAACGATTCCGCGCGCCGCACCCCCGATCTGCTGCCGCGTGACGAGGTCGCGCGCGCGATCAACGAGGAGGTCAAGGCCGGTCGCGGGACTCCGCACGGCGGCGTCTTCCTCGATATCGCCTCGCGCATGCCCGCCGAGGAGATCAAACGCCGGCTGCCCTCCATGCACCATCAGTTCAAAGAGCTCGCGGACGTGGATATCACGGCGGAGCCGATGGAGGTCGGCCCCACCTGTCACTACGTGATGGGTGGTATCGAGGTCGATCCCGATACCGGGGCGGCGACGGTGCCGGGTTTGTTCGCCGCGGGTGAGTGTTCCGGCGGCATGCACGGTTCCAATCGCCTCGGCGGTAATTCGCTGTCGGACCTGCTGGTGTTCGGCCGCCGGGCCGGGCTCGGCGCCGCCGCGTATGTCGAGCAGCTCGGCGCACGGCCGACGATCACCGACGCCGACATCACGGCGGCCGCGAAAGTCGCGCTGGCACCGTTCGACCCGCCTACCGAGGGCACGGGAGAGAATCCGTATACCCTGCACACCGACCTGCAGCAGACGATGAACGACCTGGTTGGGATCATCCGCAAGGAACACGAGGTGCGCGAGGCGCTCAGCAAGCTCGCCGAACTGCGCGCCCGGTTCAAGCAGGTCACCGTCGAGGGTCACCGCCAGTTCAATCCTGGTTGGCACCTCGCGCTGGACCTGGAGAACATGCTGCTGGTCAGCGAGTGCGTCGCGAAGGCGGCATTGCTGCGCACCGAAAGTCGGGGCGGGCACACCCGCGACGATCATCCGTCGATGGATCCCGCCTGGCGGAACCAGCTGCTGGTCTGCTCGGTGGATCCGAGCACGGCGGGGGAGACCATCCCTGACGTCACTGTGACGCCGAAGGCGCAGACCCCGATGCGGCCGGAACTGCTCGCCCTTTTCGAACTCGGCGAGCTCGAAAAGTACTACACCCCGGCGGAAATCGCCGGGCACCCGGCGGCGGCCGGGACATCGACAGAGCGAGAGGCGTAG
- a CDS encoding succinate dehydrogenase/fumarate reductase iron-sulfur subunit — MGYDAKFRVWRGDLDGGELHDFTVPVNEGEVVLDIIHRLQATQAPDLAVRWNCKAGKCGSCSAEVNGRPRLLCMTRMSTFTEAEVITVTPMRTFPVVKDLVTDVSFNYQKAREIPSFTPPADLKPGDYRMKQVDVERSQEFRKCIECFLCQNTCHVVRDHEENKTSFAGPRFLMRIAELEMHPLDVADRRDLAQDEQGLGLCNITKCCTEVCPEHIKITDNALIPMKERVADRKYDPLVWLGNKLFRR, encoded by the coding sequence ATGGGTTACGACGCCAAATTCCGCGTATGGCGCGGCGACCTCGACGGCGGCGAACTGCACGACTTCACCGTGCCGGTGAACGAGGGCGAGGTGGTGCTCGACATCATCCACCGGTTGCAGGCCACCCAGGCGCCGGACCTGGCGGTGCGCTGGAACTGCAAGGCGGGCAAGTGCGGTTCCTGTTCGGCCGAGGTGAACGGGCGGCCGCGGCTGCTCTGTATGACGCGGATGTCCACCTTCACCGAGGCCGAGGTCATCACGGTGACCCCGATGCGCACCTTCCCGGTGGTCAAGGACCTGGTCACCGACGTGTCCTTCAACTACCAGAAGGCCAGGGAGATACCGTCGTTCACGCCGCCCGCGGATCTGAAGCCGGGCGACTACCGGATGAAGCAGGTCGATGTGGAGCGCTCCCAGGAGTTCCGCAAATGCATCGAATGTTTCCTGTGCCAGAACACCTGTCACGTGGTGCGTGACCACGAGGAGAACAAGACCTCGTTTGCCGGGCCGCGGTTCCTGATGCGGATCGCCGAATTGGAGATGCATCCGCTGGATGTCGCCGATCGGCGCGACCTCGCCCAGGACGAGCAGGGACTCGGCCTCTGCAATATCACCAAGTGCTGCACCGAGGTCTGCCCGGAACATATCAAGATCACCGACAATGCCTTGATCCCGATGAAGGAGCGCGTGGCCGATCGTAAGTACGATCCGCTGGTGTGGTTGGGCAACAAGCTTTTTCGTCGCTGA
- a CDS encoding DUF397 domain-containing protein, whose protein sequence is MSINSGANVDLTGATWRKAGAGAGNDSVEVAQLADGHVGLRDGKNPDGPVLIFTPAEWAAFTAGVHDGEFDRPE, encoded by the coding sequence GTGAGTATCAATAGTGGCGCGAATGTCGACCTGACCGGAGCGACGTGGCGCAAGGCCGGTGCGGGCGCGGGCAACGACAGCGTCGAGGTGGCGCAGCTCGCGGATGGTCACGTCGGCCTGCGCGACGGCAAGAACCCCGACGGGCCCGTACTGATCTTCACGCCCGCGGAATGGGCCGCGTTCACCGCCGGTGTGCACGACGGCGAGTTCGACCGCCCGGAATAG
- a CDS encoding DUF397 domain-containing protein codes for MSIDLIGAQWFTSTRSGSKDCVEVAFLDGGHVGVRDSKNPGGPALVFGPAEWDTFTAGVTDGEFSRS; via the coding sequence ATGAGTATCGATCTTATTGGGGCGCAGTGGTTTACGAGCACGCGCAGCGGCAGCAAGGATTGCGTCGAGGTCGCTTTCCTCGACGGCGGACATGTCGGTGTGCGCGACAGCAAGAACCCCGGTGGCCCGGCTCTGGTTTTCGGTCCCGCGGAATGGGATACGTTCACCGCCGGAGTGACGGACGGCGAATTCAGCCGTTCGTGA
- a CDS encoding helix-turn-helix domain-containing protein — protein sequence MSASSARASTSSERASGWSDKPTGTDSASSTLPRRQLGRYLRDWRTQAGLTIAEASRLMEWGASTLQRLEKGQADRIRTIDIQELCRIYGIPDELADGLKGLAQQAAVKSWWHAYGDLIPENFDVYVGLEASAQQLSSYQSELVLGLLQTADYARALHRLGYPDDTAAELERRVQLRMQRQALITRKASPATVAVVLHESVLRRVVGGAKVMAAQLRHLADLSTSDNVSVRILPFAAGIPLGDSTGPFTILEFGTDSKGQPVEPPVVYVEGFTGDLYLERPVDVQRYHRAHECLQRAALDIQTSRHLLRQIAKEFAA from the coding sequence GTGTCAGCGAGTTCGGCAAGAGCGTCAACGAGTTCGGAGCGAGCGTCCGGATGGTCTGACAAACCGACCGGTACCGACAGCGCCTCCTCCACCTTACCGCGCCGGCAACTAGGCAGATATCTCCGCGACTGGCGCACCCAGGCGGGACTGACCATCGCCGAGGCGTCCCGGCTGATGGAGTGGGGCGCAAGCACTCTGCAACGCCTGGAGAAGGGTCAAGCCGATCGCATCCGCACCATCGACATCCAGGAACTGTGCCGCATCTATGGCATCCCCGACGAGCTGGCCGATGGTCTCAAGGGTTTGGCCCAGCAGGCCGCGGTCAAGAGCTGGTGGCACGCCTACGGCGACCTGATCCCCGAAAACTTCGACGTCTATGTGGGTTTGGAGGCCTCGGCCCAGCAGCTGAGCTCCTACCAATCCGAGCTGGTGCTCGGCCTGCTGCAGACCGCGGACTACGCCAGGGCGCTGCACCGGCTCGGCTACCCGGATGACACCGCCGCCGAGTTGGAGCGGCGCGTGCAGCTGCGGATGCAACGGCAGGCATTGATCACCAGGAAGGCCTCGCCGGCCACCGTCGCCGTGGTGTTGCACGAGTCGGTCTTGCGCCGCGTGGTCGGTGGCGCCAAAGTGATGGCGGCGCAGCTACGACATCTTGCCGATTTGAGTACCAGTGACAATGTTTCGGTGCGTATTCTGCCGTTCGCGGCCGGCATTCCGCTCGGAGATTCAACTGGACCGTTCACCATTCTGGAGTTCGGTACCGATAGCAAGGGGCAGCCGGTAGAGCCACCCGTGGTGTATGTGGAGGGTTTTACCGGCGATCTCTACCTCGAAAGACCGGTCGATGTGCAGCGGTATCATCGGGCACACGAGTGCCTCCAGCGCGCCGCGCTGGATATACAAACCAGCAGACATCTGCTCCGGCAGATAGCGAAGGAGTTTGCGGCATGA
- a CDS encoding alpha/beta hydrolase: MRLFRGSVAVLAVSVLTAVPVSGYGNAAPGTDAGSTGMDRFYRQELHWKPCGIANLDKAGGECADVLVPLDYSRLDGRTMTVAISRVKATDPARRQGILLGNPGGPGGEGLDSVDLLGDVLTPEVLATHDLIGMDPRGVGESGRSPRCGWPVGEMIRSAGLDPLGFVHDTVQSAGMAAGCLIHDPEMMRQFTTRNTARDMDVVRGVLGEQKIDYFGLSYGTYLGAVFTQMFPERSGRIVLDSAIDPDRYWAGLVQDWGPADEIALDDWAAWAATKDDTYHFGSTPQQVRTTIEDLVRAAARQPIVIDGFAVDDHWLPFVLHGLLTNFRLNVAMAETVREIADAAGGPPTAARSPRLGAILKALRDGENSALAQIACGDVGVPRDPGWYWRNIEESRATQPVFGAMASNIQPCAFWPSPVEPATVVRNAVPALILSATGDPRTPYVHARRLHEYMSESRLVTLQDVRIHLTFRPGLSSCVNDAINTYLGTGTLPAEDMTCYADPSTQ, encoded by the coding sequence ATGAGGCTGTTCCGAGGTTCGGTGGCAGTGCTGGCGGTTTCGGTGCTGACCGCCGTGCCGGTCAGTGGTTACGGCAATGCCGCGCCGGGCACCGACGCGGGCTCGACCGGGATGGACCGGTTCTACCGCCAAGAACTCCACTGGAAGCCCTGCGGAATCGCCAATCTGGACAAAGCCGGTGGCGAGTGCGCGGACGTGCTGGTGCCGCTCGACTACAGCAGGCTCGACGGCCGGACGATGACCGTGGCGATATCGCGGGTCAAGGCCACCGATCCGGCTCGGCGGCAAGGGATTCTGCTGGGCAATCCGGGCGGGCCCGGCGGGGAAGGGCTGGACAGCGTCGACCTGCTCGGTGACGTGCTGACGCCGGAGGTGCTGGCCACGCACGACCTGATCGGGATGGATCCGCGCGGCGTCGGGGAGTCGGGGCGCAGCCCGCGCTGCGGTTGGCCGGTCGGCGAGATGATCCGGTCGGCCGGTCTGGACCCGCTGGGTTTCGTGCACGACACCGTGCAGTCGGCGGGCATGGCGGCGGGGTGCCTGATCCACGACCCGGAGATGATGCGGCAGTTCACCACCCGTAATACCGCTCGGGACATGGATGTCGTCCGTGGTGTGCTCGGCGAGCAGAAGATCGACTACTTCGGGCTGTCCTACGGCACCTACCTCGGCGCGGTGTTCACCCAGATGTTCCCGGAACGCAGCGGACGGATCGTACTGGACAGCGCGATCGATCCGGACCGGTACTGGGCGGGACTGGTGCAGGACTGGGGTCCGGCGGACGAGATCGCGTTGGACGACTGGGCGGCATGGGCCGCGACCAAGGACGACACCTACCACTTCGGGTCGACGCCGCAGCAGGTGCGGACGACGATCGAGGACCTGGTCCGGGCCGCGGCGCGGCAGCCGATCGTCATCGACGGCTTCGCTGTCGACGATCACTGGCTGCCGTTCGTGCTGCACGGACTGCTGACGAATTTCCGGCTGAACGTGGCGATGGCCGAGACGGTGCGGGAGATCGCCGATGCCGCGGGCGGTCCGCCGACGGCGGCACGCTCGCCGCGGCTCGGCGCCATCCTGAAGGCGTTGCGCGACGGCGAGAACTCGGCGCTGGCGCAGATCGCCTGTGGCGACGTCGGGGTGCCGCGCGATCCGGGCTGGTACTGGCGCAACATCGAGGAGAGCCGGGCCACCCAGCCGGTGTTCGGGGCGATGGCGAGCAATATTCAGCCGTGCGCGTTCTGGCCGAGTCCGGTCGAACCCGCGACCGTTGTGCGCAATGCGGTACCCGCGCTCATTCTGAGCGCGACAGGCGACCCCCGTACTCCGTACGTCCATGCGCGCAGGCTGCACGAGTACATGTCCGAGTCGCGACTGGTCACCTTGCAGGATGTCCGCATTCACCTGACCTTCCGGCCGGGGCTGAGCAGCTGCGTGAACGACGCGATCAATACCTATCTCGGTACGGGAACGCTGCCCGCCGAAGATATGACGTGCTACGCCGACCCGTCGACGCAGTAG
- a CDS encoding ABC transporter ATP-binding protein, producing the protein MSIESVAWSQIYRRANAPKEQRPFSMATARRIVGFAAPHRRRIGVFLLLSVVSALLAVATPVLAGRVVNNIVGGAAPTVVVKLALIIGAIAVFDAALGLAIRWLSSRIGEGLILDLRTAVFDHVQKMPIAFFTRTRTGALVSRLNNDVIGAQRAFSDTLSGVVANLVTLALTLGVMLSISWQITLLALLLLPVFVLPARRMGNRLADMQREAAKLNAAMSTQMTERFSAPGATLVKLFGRPRQESGEFELRARRVRDIGVRTSMLQTVFVTSLTLVSALAVALVYGLGGWYALRGQLDAGAVVALSLLLTRLYTPLTALASARMEIMAALVSFERVFEVLDLRPLIEDAPDAVPVPAGPVAVELDNVTFGYPSADKVSLASLEDVATLDTRGGVDVLHKVSLRAEPGQLIALVGSSGAGKSTIAQLVSRLYDVDSGAVRLNGTDVRELTTQSIRETVGLVTQDGHLFHDTIRANLLLARPEAQEAELWDALQRARLRDLVESLSDGLDTVVGERGYRLSGGERQRLTIARLLLKQPRVVILDEATASLDSTSEAAVQEALSEALDGRTALVIAHRLSTIRAADQILVLEDGRIIERGTHSQLLAAEGRYTELYRTQFADDSAPVAA; encoded by the coding sequence GTGAGTATCGAATCGGTGGCGTGGAGTCAGATCTATCGGCGGGCCAACGCGCCCAAGGAGCAGCGGCCGTTCAGCATGGCCACGGCCCGGCGCATTGTCGGGTTCGCCGCGCCGCATCGCCGCCGCATCGGGGTGTTCCTGCTGCTCAGTGTGGTGTCCGCGCTGCTCGCGGTGGCCACGCCGGTGCTGGCGGGCCGGGTGGTCAACAACATCGTCGGCGGCGCGGCGCCAACGGTCGTGGTCAAGCTCGCGCTGATCATCGGCGCGATCGCGGTCTTCGACGCCGCGCTCGGGCTGGCCATCCGCTGGTTGTCCTCGCGCATCGGCGAGGGTCTGATCCTGGACCTGCGGACCGCGGTCTTCGATCACGTGCAGAAGATGCCGATCGCCTTCTTCACCAGGACCCGCACCGGTGCGCTGGTCAGCCGGTTGAACAATGACGTGATCGGTGCCCAGCGCGCGTTCAGTGACACGTTGTCCGGCGTGGTGGCCAATCTGGTGACCCTCGCACTCACATTGGGCGTGATGCTAAGCATCTCCTGGCAGATCACCCTGCTCGCGCTGCTGTTGCTGCCGGTGTTCGTTCTTCCCGCTCGGCGGATGGGTAACCGGCTGGCCGACATGCAGCGCGAGGCGGCCAAGTTGAACGCCGCCATGAGCACGCAGATGACCGAGCGGTTCTCCGCGCCCGGCGCCACGCTGGTGAAGCTCTTCGGCCGACCGCGGCAGGAATCCGGCGAGTTCGAGCTGCGTGCCCGGCGGGTGCGCGATATCGGCGTGCGCACCTCGATGCTGCAGACCGTGTTCGTCACCTCGCTCACCCTGGTTTCGGCGCTGGCGGTGGCCCTGGTCTACGGACTCGGCGGCTGGTACGCGCTGCGCGGGCAGCTGGACGCGGGTGCCGTCGTGGCGTTGTCGCTGCTGCTGACCAGGCTCTACACGCCGCTGACCGCGCTGGCCAGCGCCCGGATGGAGATCATGGCCGCGCTGGTGAGCTTCGAGCGGGTCTTCGAGGTACTCGATCTGCGGCCGCTGATCGAGGACGCGCCGGACGCGGTGCCGGTGCCGGCGGGACCGGTCGCCGTCGAACTCGACAATGTGACCTTCGGGTACCCGTCCGCCGACAAGGTGTCGCTGGCCTCGCTGGAGGACGTCGCAACCCTGGACACCCGCGGCGGCGTCGACGTGCTGCACAAGGTGTCGCTGCGCGCCGAGCCCGGCCAGCTCATCGCGCTGGTCGGCTCGTCGGGTGCGGGCAAATCGACTATCGCCCAGCTGGTTTCCCGCCTCTACGACGTGGACAGCGGCGCGGTGCGGTTGAACGGAACAGACGTGCGCGAGTTGACCACCCAGTCGATCAGGGAGACCGTCGGCCTGGTCACCCAGGACGGGCACCTGTTCCACGACACCATCCGGGCGAACCTGCTGCTCGCCCGGCCAGAGGCACAGGAGGCCGAACTGTGGGATGCCTTGCAGCGGGCTCGGTTACGCGATCTGGTCGAATCCCTGTCGGACGGCTTGGACACCGTGGTCGGCGAACGCGGCTACCGGCTCTCCGGCGGTGAACGCCAGCGCTTGACCATCGCCCGCCTGCTGCTCAAGCAGCCGCGCGTGGTCATCCTCGACGAGGCCACCGCCTCGCTCGACTCAACCTCCGAAGCCGCTGTCCAGGAAGCACTCTCGGAAGCGCTGGATGGCCGGACGGCCCTGGTGATCGCGCACCGCCTGTCCACCATCCGCGCCGCCGATCAGATCCTGGTGCTGGAGGACGGCCGAATCATCGAGCGCGGCACGCACAGCCAGCTGTTGGCGGCCGAAGGCCGGTACACGGAGCTGTACCGCACCCAGTTCGCCGACGATTCCGCACCCGTCGCGGCCTGA